In Chryseobacterium gleum, a single genomic region encodes these proteins:
- a CDS encoding glycoside hydrolase family 43 protein has protein sequence MKKSKYLFPEDYMADPSVHVFEDKIYIYPSHDRESGIEENDNGDHFDMNDYHVFSMDDVDSGEIKDHGVVLSVKDIPWAGRQLWDCDVAFKDGKYYMYFPLKDQNDIFRIGVAVSDKPYGPFIPEKHPMMGSYSIDPCIFEDKGKYYMYFGGIWGGQLQRYRDNKALESAVIPENDEPAIHSKVALLSDDMLQFAEAPKDVVIIDENGKPLLHGDKHRFFEASWMHQYNGKYYFSYSTGDTHLICYAIGDNPYGPFTFQGEILTPVVGWTTHHSIVEFKGKWYLFFHDSVPSGGKTWLRSMKVIELEYDHEGKIKTIKGLEDQS, from the coding sequence ATGAAAAAATCAAAATATTTATTCCCGGAAGATTATATGGCAGACCCTTCCGTTCACGTTTTTGAAGATAAAATCTATATCTATCCTTCTCACGACCGCGAAAGCGGAATTGAAGAAAACGATAACGGAGATCACTTCGATATGAATGATTACCATGTCTTCTCAATGGATGATGTGGACAGCGGAGAAATTAAAGATCATGGCGTGGTACTTTCGGTAAAGGATATTCCATGGGCGGGAAGACAGCTTTGGGATTGCGATGTAGCCTTTAAAGACGGCAAATATTATATGTACTTTCCCCTGAAAGATCAGAATGATATCTTCAGAATCGGTGTTGCCGTGAGCGACAAACCTTACGGGCCTTTCATCCCTGAAAAACATCCGATGATGGGAAGTTACAGCATCGATCCCTGCATTTTTGAAGATAAAGGAAAATATTATATGTATTTCGGAGGAATCTGGGGCGGACAATTGCAGCGTTATAGAGACAATAAAGCACTTGAATCCGCTGTAATTCCAGAAAATGATGAACCCGCAATCCACTCAAAGGTAGCCTTGCTGAGCGATGATATGCTTCAATTTGCGGAAGCTCCTAAAGACGTTGTCATCATTGATGAAAATGGAAAACCACTACTTCATGGTGATAAACACCGCTTTTTTGAAGCGTCATGGATGCATCAGTACAATGGTAAGTACTATTTTTCATATTCTACAGGTGACACTCACCTGATTTGCTATGCGATCGGGGATAATCCTTATGGACCGTTTACTTTTCAGGGGGAAATTCTTACTCCGGTGGTAGGATGGACCACCCATCACAGCATCGTGGAGTTTAAAGGAAAGTGGTATCTGTTTTTCCATGATTCTGTTCCGAGTGGCGGTAAAACATGGCTGAGAAGTATGAAAGTTATTGAACTGGAATACGATCACGAAGGTAAAATCAAGACGATTAAAGGTCTGGAAGACCAGTCATAG
- a CDS encoding endo-1,4-beta-xylanase, which translates to MKRILIGLVALTASGLSAQKSGGTLKKAFQDKFYIGTAMSLPQIDGTDQKAAAIIKKQFSSVVAENCMKSMFLQPQEGKFFFDDADKFVDFGMKNNMFIIGHTLIWHSQLPKWFFTDKNGKDVSPEVLKQRMKSHITTVVSRYKGKVKGWDVVNEAILEDGTYRKSKFYEILGEDFIPLAFQYAQEADPNAELYYNDYNEWYPEKVKTVIAMVEKLKSRGIRIDGVGMQAHVGMDNPSIDEYGKAILAYSNAGVKVNITELEISALPSPWGTSANVSDTVAYQKEVNPYTKGLPKEVETKWEKRYLDFFGLFLQHKDKIRRVTLWGVTDKQSWKNDFPVKGRTDYPLLFDRKDQEKPVVQKIIKLAEKN; encoded by the coding sequence ATGAAACGTATTTTAATTGGTTTGGTAGCTCTTACCGCTTCCGGGCTGTCGGCGCAGAAATCTGGCGGTACTTTAAAAAAAGCATTTCAGGATAAATTCTATATCGGAACTGCCATGAGTCTTCCTCAGATTGACGGGACAGATCAGAAAGCAGCAGCGATTATCAAAAAACAATTCAGCTCTGTTGTTGCTGAAAACTGTATGAAATCTATGTTTTTGCAGCCTCAGGAAGGAAAGTTCTTCTTTGATGATGCCGATAAATTTGTTGATTTCGGGATGAAAAACAATATGTTCATCATCGGGCATACATTAATCTGGCATTCCCAGCTTCCAAAATGGTTTTTTACAGATAAAAATGGAAAAGATGTTTCTCCGGAAGTGTTGAAACAGCGCATGAAAAGCCACATTACAACCGTAGTTTCCCGTTACAAAGGAAAAGTAAAAGGATGGGATGTGGTGAACGAAGCCATTCTTGAAGACGGAACCTATAGAAAAAGTAAATTTTACGAAATCCTGGGTGAAGATTTTATTCCTTTGGCATTTCAGTATGCACAGGAGGCTGATCCCAATGCAGAATTATATTACAACGATTATAATGAATGGTATCCTGAAAAGGTAAAAACAGTCATTGCAATGGTTGAAAAACTTAAATCAAGAGGAATCCGTATTGATGGAGTAGGAATGCAGGCCCATGTTGGAATGGATAATCCTTCTATCGATGAATATGGAAAAGCAATTCTGGCCTATTCCAATGCGGGAGTTAAAGTTAATATTACGGAACTGGAAATTAGCGCACTGCCTTCTCCATGGGGCACTTCTGCCAATGTTTCAGATACCGTTGCCTATCAGAAAGAAGTGAATCCTTACACCAAAGGACTTCCCAAAGAAGTAGAAACAAAATGGGAAAAACGTTACCTTGATTTCTTTGGTTTGTTCTTACAACATAAAGATAAAATAAGAAGGGTAACCTTATGGGGAGTAACTGACAAACAATCCTGGAAAAACGATTTCCCGGTGAAAGGAAGAACAGATTATCCGTTATTGTTTGACAGGAAAGACCAGGAAAAACCTGTAGTACAAAAAATAATAAAGCTGGCAGAGAAAAATTAA
- a CDS encoding MFS transporter has product MDHQPQKISVIEKVGYSLGDLAANLVFQTLVTYLTYFYTDIYGLKAEDASVITLTVGLIAGFGFNPLIGALADRTSSRWGKFRPWILFTAVPLGIAALLAFSTPHFSYQGKMIYAAVTYSLLLLLYASNNLPYAALSGVITGDMGERNSISSYRFVAVMFAQFFVQVFMLPIILYVGHGDKAQGIETVMTWLAVIGSVMLLITFFTTKERIIPKPEQKSSLKEDLKDLFQNRPWIIMLTVTAFIFITLAMKGGSYVYYFNNYVDENALKSFISPITAFFNSAGMNFFGEDPKSAGFGLFNAGGIVMMIVGITFSKKLADRFGKRDTFIASLFISTLFILFFIFYPPKAVGIMFLSQILHGFFYGISTPLLWAMIADVADYSEWKNNRRATAIIFSAMMVGLKVGLSIGSSLVALIIGKYGYISVHGSEQVIQPETVAAGAKMLVSIFPSIPFFIACGLLLFYKINKKMEVQIEKDLAERRK; this is encoded by the coding sequence ATGGATCATCAGCCACAAAAAATATCGGTAATAGAAAAAGTAGGGTATAGCCTGGGAGATCTGGCAGCCAACCTTGTTTTTCAGACCTTAGTCACCTACCTGACCTATTTTTATACAGATATTTACGGACTCAAAGCAGAAGATGCTTCTGTTATCACCCTTACGGTAGGATTAATTGCCGGATTTGGTTTTAACCCGCTTATCGGAGCGCTGGCAGACCGTACAAGTTCACGATGGGGGAAATTCCGTCCATGGATTTTATTTACCGCTGTACCGCTTGGTATTGCAGCGCTATTAGCTTTCAGTACGCCTCACTTTTCCTATCAGGGTAAAATGATTTATGCTGCGGTTACCTATTCATTATTATTGTTATTATATGCTTCCAATAACCTGCCTTATGCTGCATTGAGTGGCGTTATCACGGGAGATATGGGAGAAAGGAACAGTATTTCTTCGTACCGTTTTGTAGCAGTAATGTTTGCACAATTCTTTGTACAGGTATTTATGCTGCCTATCATTTTATATGTAGGACACGGAGATAAAGCACAGGGAATTGAGACTGTTATGACTTGGCTGGCGGTGATCGGATCCGTAATGTTACTGATTACCTTTTTTACGACCAAAGAAAGAATTATTCCCAAGCCGGAGCAGAAGTCAAGTCTGAAAGAAGATTTAAAAGATTTATTCCAGAACAGACCCTGGATTATTATGCTTACCGTGACTGCATTTATATTCATCACGCTGGCTATGAAAGGAGGATCGTATGTATACTATTTTAACAATTATGTGGATGAAAATGCACTCAAAAGTTTTATCTCACCCATTACAGCATTTTTTAATTCTGCTGGGATGAATTTCTTCGGAGAAGACCCGAAATCTGCCGGGTTCGGATTGTTTAATGCAGGAGGAATTGTAATGATGATTGTAGGCATTACTTTTTCTAAAAAGTTGGCAGACAGATTTGGAAAAAGAGATACTTTTATCGCTTCATTATTCATTTCTACATTGTTTATCCTGTTCTTTATATTTTATCCTCCGAAAGCAGTGGGAATTATGTTCCTGTCACAGATTTTACACGGATTCTTTTATGGAATCAGCACACCGCTTTTGTGGGCAATGATTGCTGATGTTGCCGACTATTCGGAATGGAAGAACAATCGCAGGGCTACGGCTATTATTTTCTCTGCCATGATGGTAGGACTGAAAGTAGGACTCAGCATCGGAAGCTCTCTGGTAGCTTTGATCATTGGAAAATACGGATACATTTCAGTACACGGGAGCGAACAGGTGATTCAGCCAGAAACAGTGGCAGCAGGAGCGAAAATGCTCGTAAGCATATTCCCGTCCATTCCGTTTTTCATTGCCTGCGGACTGCTTTTATTTTACAAAATCAATAAAAAAATGGAAGTTCAGATTGAAAAAGATCTGGCTGAAAGAAGAAAATAA
- a CDS encoding sialate O-acetylesterase: MKNRTLYLLFFLAAICGFDAKVKLPALVSDGMILQRNQDLKIWGYADAGEKITVKFINKTYNATADQSGNWALMLPKFNAGGPYTMTINEITLKDILIGDVWVASGQSNMELPMRRLTPLYENEIKKANNQNIRFFTVPQKYNFKAPQNDLDGGKWESTNPQTILDFSGVAYFFAKELNEKNKVPVGIIHTSLGGSPVQAWMDEKSLKKYPEYLAEAEKWKNDDLIQSTESQERSLSKAWYAELDQSDIGFNQHWEKDNGNDAGWKTMMVPGSWEDQEGSFDGSVWFRKEIILPKGVDQKTAFLNLGRIKDADITYINGIKVGNVTYEYPPRWYDIPKGVLKEGKNIVTVRVINGSGKGQFIADKPYYLEIDGQKTDLKGEWKYKIGAKMEKMAPGQTFIRWKPVGLYNAMINPLINYKIRGFIWYQGESNTGKPKEYGDLLSTMISDWRSKWKKNDLPFFIVQLANFMEKKDEPLESNWAELREQQRQVSLHIPYSGLAVIIDVGEWNDIHPLNKKTVGDRLALQALKIGEGKKIIADGPVYQSMKTEGKTIILSFKPGTDDLVQGELKGFAIQQKDGHYQWAKAEAKGNKVIVWNDQVTNPVNVRYDWADNPDGNLKNKSGLPASPFTTEKN, translated from the coding sequence ATGAAAAACAGAACCTTATACTTATTATTTTTTCTTGCAGCCATTTGCGGTTTTGATGCAAAAGTAAAGCTGCCTGCTTTGGTTTCAGACGGAATGATCCTTCAGAGGAATCAGGATCTTAAAATCTGGGGATATGCAGATGCAGGAGAAAAAATTACTGTTAAGTTTATCAATAAAACATATAATGCCACTGCTGACCAAAGTGGAAACTGGGCTCTTATGCTTCCAAAGTTTAATGCCGGAGGCCCATATACCATGACAATTAATGAGATCACCCTTAAAGATATTCTTATTGGTGATGTGTGGGTAGCTTCAGGACAATCCAATATGGAACTTCCGATGCGCAGGCTGACACCTCTGTATGAAAATGAAATTAAAAAGGCGAATAATCAGAATATAAGATTCTTCACCGTTCCGCAGAAATACAATTTTAAAGCTCCGCAAAATGATCTTGACGGCGGGAAGTGGGAAAGTACAAATCCTCAGACTATTCTTGATTTTTCAGGAGTTGCCTATTTCTTTGCCAAAGAACTGAATGAAAAAAATAAAGTTCCGGTAGGAATTATTCATACCAGCTTAGGAGGGTCCCCGGTTCAGGCCTGGATGGATGAAAAATCACTGAAAAAATATCCGGAATATCTCGCTGAAGCAGAAAAATGGAAAAATGATGACTTGATACAATCTACAGAATCCCAGGAAAGATCATTAAGCAAAGCATGGTATGCAGAGCTGGATCAGAGTGATATTGGGTTCAATCAGCATTGGGAAAAAGATAACGGAAATGATGCCGGATGGAAAACCATGATGGTTCCGGGATCGTGGGAAGATCAGGAAGGCTCGTTTGACGGTTCGGTATGGTTCCGCAAAGAAATTATTCTTCCAAAAGGAGTGGATCAGAAAACAGCGTTTTTGAATCTGGGAAGAATAAAAGATGCCGATATTACTTACATCAACGGAATCAAAGTAGGAAATGTAACTTATGAATATCCGCCACGCTGGTATGACATTCCCAAAGGCGTTTTAAAAGAAGGAAAGAATATCGTCACGGTAAGAGTCATCAATGGTAGCGGAAAAGGACAGTTTATCGCTGATAAACCGTATTATCTGGAAATCGACGGACAAAAAACAGACCTTAAAGGCGAGTGGAAATATAAAATAGGAGCAAAAATGGAAAAAATGGCTCCCGGACAGACATTTATCCGCTGGAAACCGGTAGGGCTTTACAATGCTATGATTAATCCGCTGATCAATTATAAAATCAGAGGATTTATCTGGTACCAGGGTGAAAGCAATACAGGAAAGCCAAAAGAATACGGAGATTTATTGTCAACAATGATCTCAGACTGGCGTTCAAAATGGAAAAAGAATGATCTGCCGTTCTTCATTGTACAGCTGGCTAATTTTATGGAGAAAAAAGATGAGCCGCTTGAAAGCAACTGGGCGGAGCTGAGAGAACAGCAGAGACAGGTTTCTCTTCATATTCCTTACTCTGGCCTTGCAGTAATTATTGATGTAGGAGAATGGAATGATATTCATCCACTTAATAAAAAAACAGTGGGTGACAGGCTGGCTTTACAGGCCCTGAAAATCGGGGAAGGCAAAAAAATCATAGCTGACGGACCCGTTTATCAGTCGATGAAAACAGAAGGAAAAACCATTATTCTATCCTTTAAACCCGGAACAGACGATCTGGTACAGGGAGAACTGAAAGGTTTTGCCATACAGCAGAAAGATGGCCACTACCAATGGGCAAAAGCAGAAGCAAAAGGTAATAAAGTTATTGTCTGGAATGATCAAGTTACCAATCCTGTTAATGTACGTTATGATTGGGCAGACAACCCGGACGGCAATCTTAAAAATAAAAGCGGACTTCCGGCTTCACCTTTTACAACAGAAAAAAATTAA
- a CDS encoding glycoside hydrolase family 127 protein — protein MAPKLSAFLLCFASFASAQVKEKIHYFPLETVRLSESVFSKAMKADHKYLMALEPDRLLAPYLKEAGLKPKANNYPNWENTGLDGHIGGHYISALSLMYASTGDKAIQERINYMISELERCQKASPDGYISGIPNGKKIWKEIKQGNIRASGFGLNDRWVPLYNIHKLYSGLRDAYWYAKNEKAKAMLIKLTDWMANEVSNLSDEQIQDMLRSEHGGLNEVFADVYEITHDQKYLKLAHRFSHQAILSPLLTGEDKLTGLHANTQIPKVIGYKRIADLENNTSWSNAADFFWHNVTEKRSSVIGGNSVSEHFNPVNDFSSMIKSIEGPETCNTYNMLKLTKELYATLPESYYIDYYEKALYNHILSTENHDHGGFVYFTPMRPGHYRVYSQPQTSFWCCVGSGIENHAKYGEMIYARSDKDLYVNLFIPSTLTWKQQNVVLRQVNNFPEAPETTLIFDAAGKSEFDLKLRCPEWTTPSEVKILVNGKQERVQRGSDGYFTLTKKWKKGDVVKMTLPMQLSAEQLPDHSNYYAFKYGPVVLAAKYGTENQQGLLADDSRGGHIAHGPQIPLNEIPVILGNPFEVVSHVTPLNNKPLNFAVTGLYPSEKFGKGLDLVPFYSIQAERYILYWPQADKNEIENTLKQKAKEETETRKLDMITTDKIQLGEQQPESDHFIESKDSGTGYMEDRHFRDAKGWFSYQMKNKGKNASYLYLLYFDANANRTLNIEINGKKVIAQNLEGKSGALPQYLVIPIPDSEKNKQNLSVKFLADEKLMTAKVIEVRLLTENYEKN, from the coding sequence ATGGCCCCGAAACTTTCTGCTTTTTTATTGTGTTTTGCTTCATTTGCCTCGGCTCAGGTGAAGGAAAAAATCCATTATTTTCCTTTGGAAACTGTCAGGTTATCAGAGAGTGTTTTCAGCAAAGCGATGAAGGCAGATCATAAGTACCTGATGGCCCTGGAACCGGACAGACTATTGGCTCCTTATCTTAAAGAAGCTGGATTAAAGCCAAAAGCAAATAATTACCCCAATTGGGAAAACACAGGGTTGGACGGGCATATAGGAGGACACTATATTTCCGCATTATCCCTGATGTATGCTTCTACAGGAGATAAAGCAATACAAGAGAGAATCAATTATATGATCAGTGAGCTGGAACGCTGTCAGAAAGCCTCTCCGGACGGATATATTTCAGGAATTCCCAACGGAAAAAAGATCTGGAAAGAAATAAAACAGGGAAATATACGTGCTTCAGGCTTCGGTTTGAACGACCGCTGGGTACCTTTATATAATATTCACAAACTGTACTCAGGGCTGCGCGATGCGTATTGGTATGCCAAAAATGAAAAAGCAAAAGCAATGCTTATAAAGCTTACAGATTGGATGGCAAATGAAGTTTCAAACCTTTCTGATGAACAGATACAGGATATGTTGCGCAGTGAACATGGAGGACTCAACGAAGTTTTTGCAGATGTTTATGAGATCACTCACGATCAGAAATATCTGAAACTAGCCCACCGCTTTTCCCATCAGGCTATCCTTAGCCCTCTTTTGACAGGAGAAGATAAGCTTACAGGCCTTCATGCCAATACACAGATTCCAAAAGTAATCGGCTACAAGCGTATTGCCGATCTTGAAAACAATACGTCCTGGAGTAATGCCGCTGATTTTTTCTGGCATAACGTTACAGAGAAAAGATCCTCAGTTATTGGAGGTAACAGTGTCAGTGAGCATTTTAACCCTGTCAATGATTTCAGCAGCATGATAAAAAGTATTGAAGGCCCCGAAACCTGCAATACCTATAATATGCTTAAGCTGACCAAGGAGCTTTATGCAACACTACCCGAATCTTATTATATAGATTATTACGAAAAAGCATTATACAATCATATCCTTTCCACAGAAAATCATGATCATGGAGGTTTTGTCTACTTTACGCCAATGCGTCCCGGACATTACCGTGTATATTCACAGCCTCAGACCAGCTTCTGGTGCTGTGTAGGATCCGGAATAGAAAACCATGCCAAATATGGGGAAATGATTTATGCCCGGTCGGATAAAGATTTATATGTGAACCTGTTTATCCCTTCCACACTGACATGGAAACAGCAAAATGTAGTGCTCCGTCAGGTCAATAACTTCCCGGAAGCTCCTGAAACAACATTGATTTTTGATGCTGCAGGAAAGTCAGAATTTGATTTAAAATTAAGATGCCCGGAATGGACGACGCCTTCGGAAGTAAAAATTCTGGTCAACGGAAAACAGGAAAGAGTACAGCGTGGCTCTGATGGCTATTTTACCCTGACTAAAAAATGGAAAAAAGGTGATGTTGTGAAAATGACCTTGCCGATGCAACTTTCTGCAGAACAACTTCCTGACCATTCCAATTATTATGCATTTAAATACGGTCCTGTAGTGCTTGCCGCAAAATACGGTACCGAAAACCAACAGGGACTTCTTGCGGACGATAGCAGAGGCGGCCATATTGCTCATGGTCCGCAGATTCCTTTAAACGAAATTCCCGTTATCCTTGGAAATCCTTTCGAGGTAGTCAGCCATGTTACGCCTTTGAACAATAAACCGCTCAACTTTGCCGTTACAGGGCTTTATCCGTCGGAAAAATTCGGGAAAGGTTTAGATCTTGTGCCGTTTTACAGTATTCAGGCAGAAAGATATATTCTGTACTGGCCCCAGGCTGACAAAAACGAAATAGAAAATACATTGAAGCAGAAGGCAAAAGAAGAAACGGAAACCAGAAAGCTGGATATGATCACCACAGATAAGATCCAGTTGGGAGAACAGCAGCCGGAATCAGATCATTTTATAGAAAGCAAAGACTCTGGCACAGGATATATGGAAGACCGACATTTCCGTGATGCCAAAGGCTGGTTCAGTTACCAGATGAAAAATAAAGGAAAAAATGCTTCATACCTTTACCTGCTTTATTTTGATGCGAATGCCAACCGCACGTTGAATATTGAGATCAACGGTAAAAAAGTCATTGCTCAAAACCTGGAAGGGAAGTCCGGAGCCTTACCTCAATATCTGGTCATTCCAATACCGGATTCAGAAAAGAATAAACAAAACCTTTCCGTAAAATTCCTGGCAGATGAAAAACTCATGACTGCTAAAGTCATTGAAGTCCGTTTACTGACAGAAAATTACGAAAAGAATTAA
- a CDS encoding NUDIX hydrolase, which produces MTEDYSQYPKHLVAVDCIIFGFDGENLKILLVKRNFEPQMGEWSLMGGFIGSDETSDEAANRVLYTLTGLENIYLEQLKCYTEIKREPTARIMSISYYALINIEKDIQINEQYSAKWVELQKAPDLIFDHNKMVKDAVARLRRRASTGPIGFELLPEKFTMKDLQNLYEAIFDEKFDKRNFTSKINSMDILVNTNKKDMTSSRKGSFLYRFDEKKYNKKISRGFMFKI; this is translated from the coding sequence ATGACTGAGGATTACTCCCAATATCCCAAACACCTTGTTGCCGTTGACTGTATCATTTTCGGTTTTGATGGCGAAAATCTTAAAATCCTTTTGGTAAAAAGAAATTTTGAACCGCAAATGGGCGAATGGTCACTCATGGGTGGCTTCATTGGCAGTGACGAAACTTCTGATGAGGCAGCCAACAGGGTTTTGTATACGCTGACCGGTCTTGAAAATATTTATCTTGAACAGCTGAAGTGTTATACGGAAATCAAGCGTGAACCAACAGCCAGAATTATGTCTATTTCCTATTATGCACTGATCAATATTGAAAAAGATATTCAAATCAATGAGCAATACAGTGCAAAATGGGTGGAACTTCAGAAAGCACCTGACCTTATTTTTGATCATAATAAGATGGTAAAAGATGCTGTGGCCAGGCTGAGGAGAAGAGCTTCCACTGGGCCAATAGGGTTTGAGCTTCTTCCTGAAAAATTTACCATGAAGGATCTTCAGAATCTATATGAAGCTATTTTTGATGAAAAGTTTGACAAACGGAACTTTACCAGCAAGATCAACAGTATGGATATTCTGGTTAACACCAACAAAAAGGATATGACTTCCTCCAGAAAAGGCTCTTTTCTTTACCGGTTTGACGAAAAAAAATACAACAAGAAAATCTCTAGGGGATTTATGTTTAAAATATAA
- a CDS encoding sodium:solute symporter family transporter: protein MGKLATIDIIIFLIYFVVVASYGLWIYKKKKSESTGSKDYFLAEGSLTWWAIGASLIASNISAEQFIGMSGEGFFVGIAVAAYEWIAAVALIIIAVWFIPIYLKNKIYTMPQFLERRYNKSVSLIMAVFWLFLYVIVNLTSILYLGALAIDTLLGGEHLHGIMIALLLMALLIGLGGMKVIGYTDVIQVAVLIIGGFATVYMALQIVDQRINGAAVGNALAGFNTLINEAPQHFKLILQKPTTTTTTLAMPQNLDVQKYVVLPGLAMYFAGQWIVNLNYWGCNQYITQRALGADLKTARTGILFAGFLKLFMPVIVMLPGIAAYVLYSKGHLPGFNGVKDGAYSAILGFLPVGLKGLAIAALTAAIVASLAGKVNSISTIFTLDIYKKYLKTDATEIQMVRTGRWVIIIAMMAALAFTWTDVLGIGGEGGFTFIQKYTGFISPGVFAMFLLGMFWKRTTGTAALVGVILGFVLAIFFNSFAVGIFGKETWMYTAFTYEKLENGVVHTITEIPFLINMGWSFFITIIAMILISLAGPKVNPKAFAIDVTMFKVDNRTLVLIVMTLLLLTALYVRFW from the coding sequence ATGGGAAAATTAGCAACTATTGATATCATCATATTCCTGATCTATTTCGTAGTGGTAGCTTCCTACGGACTATGGATCTATAAAAAGAAAAAATCTGAATCCACGGGAAGTAAGGATTATTTCCTGGCGGAAGGATCTTTGACCTGGTGGGCTATCGGAGCCAGCTTAATTGCTTCCAATATTTCCGCTGAACAGTTTATTGGAATGAGTGGTGAAGGTTTCTTTGTAGGAATCGCTGTTGCCGCTTACGAATGGATCGCTGCCGTTGCGCTGATCATCATCGCAGTCTGGTTTATTCCGATCTATCTTAAAAATAAAATCTATACCATGCCCCAGTTTCTGGAAAGAAGGTATAACAAATCTGTTTCGCTGATTATGGCCGTTTTCTGGCTGTTTCTGTATGTTATTGTGAATCTTACTTCCATTCTTTACCTTGGAGCTCTTGCCATCGATACTTTACTGGGAGGAGAACATCTTCACGGGATTATGATCGCTCTTCTGCTTATGGCCCTTCTGATCGGTCTTGGAGGAATGAAAGTGATAGGATATACAGACGTTATACAGGTGGCTGTCCTAATTATCGGAGGTTTTGCAACAGTGTATATGGCTTTGCAGATTGTAGACCAGAGAATCAACGGAGCGGCTGTAGGAAATGCTTTAGCAGGATTTAATACCCTGATCAATGAGGCTCCGCAGCACTTTAAGCTGATTCTTCAAAAACCTACAACTACGACAACTACGTTGGCAATGCCTCAGAATCTGGATGTACAGAAGTATGTCGTATTACCTGGTTTGGCGATGTATTTTGCTGGTCAGTGGATTGTTAACCTGAACTATTGGGGCTGTAATCAATACATCACCCAGAGAGCTTTAGGTGCAGATCTGAAAACGGCAAGAACGGGAATTCTGTTTGCAGGTTTTCTGAAATTATTCATGCCTGTGATCGTAATGCTTCCGGGAATTGCCGCTTATGTTTTATATTCAAAAGGACACCTTCCGGGATTTAACGGAGTGAAAGACGGTGCCTACTCTGCAATATTAGGATTTTTACCTGTTGGACTTAAAGGATTGGCCATTGCAGCATTGACCGCAGCAATTGTAGCCTCACTGGCTGGAAAAGTAAACAGTATCTCAACCATTTTTACGTTGGATATCTATAAAAAATACCTTAAAACAGACGCTACCGAAATCCAGATGGTAAGAACAGGCCGCTGGGTTATAATTATCGCAATGATGGCAGCATTGGCCTTTACCTGGACGGACGTTTTAGGAATTGGCGGAGAAGGAGGCTTTACATTTATCCAGAAATACACAGGATTTATCAGTCCGGGAGTTTTTGCCATGTTCCTTCTGGGAATGTTCTGGAAAAGGACAACAGGTACAGCGGCTTTGGTAGGAGTAATTTTAGGTTTTGTTCTTGCCATTTTCTTCAACAGCTTTGCTGTGGGAATTTTCGGGAAAGAAACCTGGATGTATACCGCATTCACTTATGAAAAGCTTGAAAACGGAGTAGTACATACCATTACCGAAATTCCTTTCCTCATTAATATGGGATGGTCATTCTTTATCACCATAATCGCCATGATTCTGATCAGTCTTGCAGGTCCGAAGGTAAACCCTAAAGCCTTTGCCATTGATGTGACCATGTTTAAAGTGGACAACAGAACTTTAGTTTTGATCGTGATGACACTGCTTTTACTGACAGCCTTGTATGTAAGGTTCTGGTAA